The Aliivibrio salmonicida LFI1238 genome contains the following window.
GTAACCCCATGGGATACCAATATAAGCAACTGACACTAGGTGAAAGATACCAGATTGAAGCGTGGAATACACATAGTATTTCTGCTCGTGAAATAGGACAAAAATTAAAACGGAGCAATGGCTCCATTTCAAAGGAACTACGACGTTGTCCTGCTGGAAGCTATTCTGCCGAGCAAGCGCATAAACACGCTTTCCAAAAAAGAACACTTTCGATTAAGCACACAAAATGCAGCCAAAAGAATAAAAAAATAATTCACCTATATCTTCAGCTTGGTTGGAGCCCAGAGCAAATATCTGGACGAATGCGTAGAGAAAAAATAGAAAATACAATATGTTGCAGTACTATTTACAACGCAATTAAAAGAGAGCAGTGGCAAAGGATGCTTGCTCGAAAAGGCAAAAAATACAAACAACGCAAAGGTGTAGAAGCAGGAGCAAGACTCATTCCTAACCGCATTGATATATCTCAACGCCCTGCTATTGTCGATGATAAATCTGAGGTTGGTCACTGGGAAGGTGACACTGTTTATGGTCAAGACGGGTATTTAGTAACGATGGTAGAACGAGTGTCTAAGCTATTAGTTACGTGCAAAGTACGCAATAAATCCAAAAAGGCCGTTACTCGCGGGATAAATCGCATGATGAAGCCCTTTAAAGAGCTTTGCAAAACAATCACATTTGATAATGGCGGAGAGTTCGCAGGTCATGCTAAGATAGCTAAGCATCTGAACTGTGACATTTATTTTGCTAAACCTTACCATTCTTGGCAACGAGGTTTGAATGAAAATACCAATGGTTTACTAAGACGTTTTTTCCCAAAGGGAATGGCCATTGGAGAACTTACTGCAAAAGAGATTAAACAGGCAGAGTTTTTGATTAATTCTCGACCTAGAAAGACATTAAATTTTCTGAGTCCGAGCGAGTTTTTAAACGGTAAGAGTGTGTCGGTTATTGTTACGATCTAGCATTAAGCTAAAAGCTCTTTTGCTGTTTTCACTGCATTTTCAGTAGTGAAACCAAACATTTTGAACAGCTCTTCAGCCGGTGCTGATTCGCCAAACGTTGTCATACCGATGATCTTACCACCAAAACCAACGTATTTGTGCCAGAAGTCAGCAATGCCGGCTTCAATTGCAATACGTTTCGTTACTGATGATGGCAGAACCGCTTCGCGGTACGCTGCATCTTGTTTATCAAATGCATCAGTTGCAGGCATTGATACAACACGTACCG
Protein-coding sequences here:
- a CDS encoding IS30-like element ISVsa7 family transposase, which translates into the protein MGYQYKQLTLGERYQIEAWNTHSISAREIGQKLKRSNGSISKELRRCPAGSYSAEQAHKHAFQKRTLSIKHTKCSQKNKKIIHLYLQLGWSPEQISGRMRREKIENTICCSTIYNAIKREQWQRMLARKGKKYKQRKGVEAGARLIPNRIDISQRPAIVDDKSEVGHWEGDTVYGQDGYLVTMVERVSKLLVTCKVRNKSKKAVTRGINRMMKPFKELCKTITFDNGGEFAGHAKIAKHLNCDIYFAKPYHSWQRGLNENTNGLLRRFFPKGMAIGELTAKEIKQAEFLINSRPRKTLNFLSPSEFLNGKSVSVIVTI